One genomic window of Impatiens glandulifera unplaced genomic scaffold, dImpGla2.1, whole genome shotgun sequence includes the following:
- the LOC124918305 gene encoding beta-glucosidase 12-like, which yields MTFHAPGSAWINVYPRGIRDFLIHVKDKYGNPKVFITENGIFEKNEPSIPLSDALNDPWRIKYHFSHLDFLRVAIEEGSNVHGYFVWTLLDDLEWSSGYTVRFGISYIDFQDNLKRHKKASYEWFRKFLRPLLKDDLDEELKEEL from the exons ATGACATTTCATGCTCCTGGTTCAGCTTGGATTAATGTCTATCCAAGGGGAATTCGTGATTTCCTTATCCATGTAAAGGATAAATATGGAAACCCAAAAGTTTTTATCACTGAAAATg ggatatttgaaaaaaatgaaccCTCAATTCCGCTTAGTGATGCCCTTAATGACCCATGGAGAATCAAGTACCACTTTTCCCACCTTGACTTCCTTAGAGTTGCTATAGA GGAAGGTTCAAATGTGCACGGATACTTTGTATGGACGTTGTTGGATGACCTTGAATGGAGCTCTGGCTACACAGTTCGTTTTGGAATTAGTTACATCGACTTTCAAGACAACCTCAAGAGACACAAGAAAGCTTCTTATGAATGGTTCAGAAAATTTCTTAGGCCTTTGTTGAAGGATGATTTGGATGAGGAATTAAAAGAGGAATTATGA